The DNA sequence AGTCGCGGTCCCTTCATTGGGCCCTCCCCCGAAGTCGGCCGACCAGGCTGTCTCGATGCCGGCACCTAGGTGAACATGGGACCGCCGTCCGGTGCGGCAAGCATCGACAGGGAACCCCGCCGGGTGAATCCTCCGAAGTATGCCCGTGTGACCAGGCGGGCATACTTTGAGGCGAACGATGGCAAAAGGCGCCAATCGACATTTCGCACAGTCGGTCACTTGAAGCGGCCAAGCTGGCCTGGATCATCCGCGACGCCAGCCAGCAGGAGCACTGCGAGCCATCCGGCCTGGCTTTGCCAAATAGGATGTCGATCCACTGAATGGACCCACGGGGTACCCTACGGGCGCGTCTTTCGGCGAACGAGCCCTTCCTGCGCCACCGACGCGACAAGCTGTCCGCTCCGGGTATAGAAGGTCCCACGGGTAAAGCCCCGGGCACCCCCTGCGGCCGGACTCTCGGCCACGTAGAGCATCCAGTCGTCCATGCGAACTGGCCGGTGGAACCAGATCGAATGGTCGAGACTGGCGACCATCACGTTGGGATCCCGAAGGCTGATGGCGTGCGGACGCAGTGCAGCGTCGAGAAGCCCGTAGTCTGACGAGTACGCTAGGAGTGCCTGGTGGTGTACAGGGTTGTCATCAACCGGGCCTATCGCCTTCACCCAGTAGCTACGGGTCGGTTCGCGCACCGTCACATCGAACGGGTCACTTCCGTCCGTCGCCCGAAAGTCCAGCGCGCGATCCTGTGTCAGAATCGCGCGATAGGCCTCCGGGATCTCGTCGGCTCGCTCGCGGATCTGCTCCAATTCGGGGCGGAGCGATTCCGGATCAGGGACGTCCGGCATTTCTGTCTGATGTTCGTCGCCTTCCTCGTGGCGGTGGAACGACGACGACATGGAGAAGATCGCGTTGCCGTTCTGGATCCCCGTGACACGACGAGTCGAAAACGATCCCCCGTCGCGCAAGCGCTCCACGAAGTAGACGACAGGAACAGATAAATCGCCTGGCAAGATGAAATAGCCATGCATGGAGTGAAGCGGGCGATCTTCCTCCACCGTGCGCGCAGAGGCCACCAGCGCCTGGGCGAGGACCTGACCACCAAAGATCCGGCCCGTCCCGATGTTGCGGTTGTCACCACGGTAGATGTTTTGCTCAATGGGCTCGAGCTCGAGCAAGGCGACGAGGTCAGCGGCAGTGGCGGGCATGGGCGCTCCTGTGTAGGTGCGATCGTGGATGAGAAGCTACTCGGTCGTGCCGGGAGAGACGCATACGCGTGCTCATTACCATATATATCTCACTTGATACACATCTAGTCCCCAGAGTCCCGCCCGCACCGGA is a window from the Longimicrobiales bacterium genome containing:
- a CDS encoding acyl-CoA thioesterase II, with protein sequence MPATAADLVALLELEPIEQNIYRGDNRNIGTGRIFGGQVLAQALVASARTVEEDRPLHSMHGYFILPGDLSVPVVYFVERLRDGGSFSTRRVTGIQNGNAIFSMSSSFHRHEEGDEHQTEMPDVPDPESLRPELEQIRERADEIPEAYRAILTQDRALDFRATDGSDPFDVTVREPTRSYWVKAIGPVDDNPVHHQALLAYSSDYGLLDAALRPHAISLRDPNVMVASLDHSIWFHRPVRMDDWMLYVAESPAAGGARGFTRGTFYTRSGQLVASVAQEGLVRRKTRP